The following proteins are encoded in a genomic region of Corylus avellana chromosome ca4, CavTom2PMs-1.0:
- the LOC132177184 gene encoding coatomer subunit beta-1 produces the protein MEKSCTLLIHFDKGTPAIANEIKEALEGNDVPAKIDAMKKAIMLLLNGETLPQLFITIVRYVLPSEDHTIQKLLLLYLEIIDKTDVKGRVLPEMILICQNLRNNLQHPNEYIRGVTLRFLCRLNETELIEPLIPSVLQNLEHRHPYIRRNAILAVMSIYKLPQGEQLLVDAPEMIEKVLSTEQDQSAKRNAFLMLFTCAQDRAINYLLTHVNRVSEWGELLQMVVLELIRKVCRTNRGEKGKYIMIITSLLDAPSTAVISECAGTLVSLSSAPTAIRAAANTYCKLLLSQSDNNVKLIVLDRLNELKSSHREIMVDMIMDVLRALSSPNLDIRRKTLDIVLELITPRNINEVVLTLKKEVVKTQSGELEKNGEYRQMLIQAIHSCAIKFPEVASTVVHLLMDFLGDSNVGSAVDVVVFVREIIETNPKLRVSIVTRLLDTFYQIRSARVCTCALWIIGEYCLSLSEVDSGIATITQCLGELPFYSVSEEGEAADSSKKAQQVNSMTVSSKRPAILADGTYATQSAASETAFSLPTLVHGSLASGNLRSLLLTGDFFLGAVVACTLTKLVLRLEEVEPSKVEVNGASTRALLIMVSMLQLGQSPVLPHPIDNDSYDRIVLCIRLLCNTGDDIRKIWLQSCRQSFVEMLSEKQLRETEEMKAKAQISHAQPDDLIDFYHLKSRKGMSQLELEDEVQDDLKRATGEFVKDGDDANKLNRILQLTGFSDPVYAEAYVTVHHYDIVLDVTVINRTKETLQNLCLELATMGDLKLVERPQNYTLAPESSKQIKANIKVSSTETGVIFGNIVYETSNVHERTVVVLNDIHIDIMDYISPAVCSDAAFRTMWAEFEWENKVAVNTVIQEEKEFLYHIIKSTNMKCLTATSALDGECGFLAANLYAKSVFGEDALVNVSIEKQADGKLSGYIRIRSKTQGIALSLGDKITLKQKGGR, from the exons ATGGAGAAATCTTGTACTCTGCTCATTCACTTTGACAAAGGAACCCCTGCGATCGCAAATGAGATTAAGGAAGCTCTTGAAGGCAATGACGTGCCTGCAAAAATTGATGCAATGAAGAAAGCCATCATGCTTTTGTTGAATGGTGAAACACTACCTCAGCTTTTCATTACAATTGTTAGATACGTTTTGCCCTCTGAGGACCACACGATCCAAAAACTTCTGCTGCTATATTTGGAGATTATTGACAAAACCGATGTGAAGGGTAGGGTCTTGCCCGAAATGATTTTGATATGTCAAAATTTGAGGAACAACCTCCAGCACCCAAACGAATATATTCGTGGTGTAACTTTGAGGTTTCTTTGCCGCTTGAACGAGACAGAACTAATTGAGCCGTTAATCCCGTCTGTTTTGCAAAATTTGGAGCATCGGCACCCGTATATAAGGAGGAATGCTATATTAGCTGTGATGTCAATATATAAGCTTCCACAGGGTGAGCAGCTTTTGGTTGATGCACCTGAAATGATCGAGAAGGTTCTTTCCACGGAACAGGATCAATCGGCTAAGCGGAATGCATTTCTCATGCTCTTTACTTGTGCACAGGATCGCGCGATTAATTACCTTTTGACTCATGTTAACAGGGTGTCTGAATGGGGTGAATTGCTTCAGATGGTTGTATTGGAGTTGATCCGAAAGGTGTGCAGAACAAATCGAGGTGAGAAGGGGAAGTACATAATGATCATTACATCTTTATTGGATGCGCCTTCGACTGCAGTTATTTCAGAGTGTGCCGGAACACTTGTTTCTCTGTCATCTGCTCCTACTGCTATTAGGGCTGCTGCAAACACTTACTGTAAGCTTCTTCTTTCTCAAAGCGACAACAATGTGAAGCTTATTGTGCTTGATCGGCTGAATGAGCTCAAGTCTTCTCATAGGGAGATTATGGTTGATATGATCATGGATGTGCTTAGGGCACTTTCTAGCCCGAATCTTGACATCCGGAGGAAAACACTTGACATTGTTCTTGAACTTATTACTCCCCGAAACATCAATGAGGTTGTTCTTACTTTGAAGAAGGAAGTTGTTAAAACTCAGAGTGGAGAGCTTGAGAAGAATGGTGAATACAGGCAGATGCTTATTCAAGCCATTCATTCTTGTGCAATCAAGTTCCCAGAAGTTGCGAGCACAGTGGTGCACCTGTTGATGGATTTCTTGGGTGACAGCAATGTTGGGTCAGCTGTtgatgttgttgtttttgttcgAGAGATAATTGaaacaaaccctaaacttaGGGTTTCAATAGTAACAAGGCTATTGGACACTTTCTACCAGATCCGATCTGCACGTGTATGTACTTGTGCTCTTTGGATCATTGGAGAGTATTGCTTGTCACTTTCTGAAGTTGACAGTGGCATTGCAACCATTACACAGTGTCTTGGAGAGTTACCTTTTTACTCAGTTtcagaagaaggagaagctgCTGATTCTTCAAAGAAGGCTCAGCAAGTAAACTCCATGACCGTTTCTTCCAAAAGACCAGCTATTCTTGCTGATGGCACCTATGCTACACAGAGCGCTGCCTCTGAAACTGCCTTTTCCCTTCCTACCCTTGTTCACGGATCCTTGGCATCTGGCAACCTGAGATCCCTTCTTCTCACTGGTGACTTCTTCCTTGGGGCAGTCGTAGCCTGCACACTGACAAAGCTTGTTCTGAGATTGGAAGAGGTTGAGCCATCTAAAGTTGAAGTGAATGGGGCATCTACACGAGCATTGTTGATCATGGTCTCAATGCTGCAATTAGGACAATCTCCAGTTCTTCcgcacccaattgacaatgatTCTTATGATAGGATTGTCCTCTGCATAAGATTGCTCTGCAATACTGGTGATGATATCAGAAAAATATGGTTGCAATCTTGCCGTCAGAGTTTTGTTGAAATGCTCTCAGAAAAACAATTACGGGAAACAGAGGAGATGAAGGCAAAGGCTCAGATTTCTCATGCACAACCAGATGACCTGATTGACTTCTACCATTTGAAGAGCAGGAAG GGTATGAGCCAACTGGAGCTAGAAGATGAGGTCCAAGATGATCTAAAGCGTGCAACTGGAGAGTTTGTGAAGGATGGGGATGATGCAAATAAGCTTAACCGCATTCTCCAACTCACTGGATTTAGCGATCCAGTGTATGCTGAAGCTTATGTGACTGTTCATCATTATGATATTGTCCTTGATGTTACAGTTATCAATCGAACTAAGGAGACCTTACAGAATTTGTGTCTGGAGTTGGCAACAATGGGCGATCTTAAACTTGTTGAACGTCCACAGAATTACACCCTAGCTCCTGAATCAAGCAAACAAATAAAGGCCAATATCAAGGTTTCCTCGACTGAGACTGGAGTCATATTTGGGAACATTGTTTATGAGACTTCAAATGTACATGAGCGAACAGTCGTTGTGCTAAATGACATTCATATAGATATCATGGACTACATCTCACCTGCAGTTTGTAGTGATGCAGCTTTTAGAACCATGTGGGCGGAGTTTGAGTGGGAAAACAAG GTTGCTGTTAACACTGTAATTCAAGAAGAGAAGGAATTCCTTTACCATATTATCAAATCAACCAACATGAAGTGCCTAACTGCAAC GTCAGCACTAgatggtgagtgtggattcctgGCAGCCAACTTGTATGCGAAGAGCGTGTTCGGGGAGGATGCTTTGGTGAATGTGAGCATAGAGAAACAGGCAGATGGTAAGCTGAGTGGCTACATCAGGATAAGAAGCAAGACCCAAGGGATTGCTCTGAGTTTGGGAGATAAGATCACACTCAAGCAGAAGGGTGGACGTTAG